In Terriglobales bacterium, a genomic segment contains:
- the phoU gene encoding phosphate signaling complex protein PhoU, giving the protein MTRTRFHQGLDELKQRLLIMGGMAEQAVDRAIHAYATRDVELCKKVLEDEKAINASEREIDEIAVDLLAMQQPMAIDLRFLFAVIKINADLERVGDQAVNIAERVLDLSKFPVADLPVDIPRMASIAAAMVHQSLQAFIEENAELAQQVLERDDVVDAINREAFEALTHVMRDNPTLTRQALDALIIARNLERVADHATNIAEDVIFWVRGADVRHHGVS; this is encoded by the coding sequence ATGACGCGTACTCGTTTCCACCAGGGACTTGATGAACTAAAACAGCGTCTGCTGATCATGGGCGGTATGGCGGAGCAGGCCGTTGACCGTGCCATTCACGCTTATGCGACTCGCGATGTCGAACTGTGCAAGAAGGTCCTGGAAGACGAAAAGGCCATTAACGCCTCGGAGCGCGAGATCGACGAAATTGCGGTCGATCTTCTGGCCATGCAACAGCCCATGGCCATCGACCTGAGATTTCTATTTGCCGTAATCAAGATTAATGCTGATTTGGAACGTGTCGGTGATCAAGCGGTAAACATCGCTGAGCGCGTCCTTGACTTATCCAAGTTCCCGGTCGCCGACCTTCCCGTAGATATTCCCCGGATGGCCTCGATCGCCGCGGCAATGGTCCATCAATCCTTGCAGGCCTTTATCGAGGAGAATGCCGAACTAGCTCAGCAGGTACTCGAGCGTGATGACGTTGTGGACGCAATCAATCGCGAAGCTTTCGAGGCGCTCACCCACGTGATGCGAGACAACCCAACGTTGACGCGACAGGCGCTCGACGCTCTCATCATAGCCCGCAACCTTGAGCGTGTTGCCGATCATGCCACGAACATCGCGGAAGATGTCATCTTTTGGGTCCGTGGCGCCGACGTTCGCCATCACGGCGTTAGCTAG
- the pstA gene encoding phosphate ABC transporter permease PstA, with translation MPEATPRIQWHRRLADKFATTLAVACVLLVMLPLAAIFIYLVIRGIGSLNLDFFTHIPAGGPGEPGGGMANAIVGSLVILLVGSTIGVPLGVGSGIYLSEYSRGQFGRLVRFTADVLNGVPSIVIGMAVYAMLVLHHHFSAFAGGVALGIMMIPTITRSTEEMLRLVPSNIREAALGLGIPQWRTAMSITLRTAMSGVITGVMLAFARVSGETAPLIFTVLGNQFWSTKLTQPIAALPLQIYTYALSPYDEWHRLAWAGALVLIVLIVATSASVRWVASRGFAGGAH, from the coding sequence GTGCCTGAAGCGACGCCAAGGATCCAGTGGCATCGGCGGCTTGCGGACAAGTTTGCAACCACACTTGCGGTGGCTTGCGTCCTTTTGGTCATGCTGCCCTTGGCAGCGATCTTTATCTACTTGGTGATTCGCGGCATCGGGTCTCTCAATCTGGACTTCTTTACGCACATTCCCGCCGGTGGTCCAGGTGAACCCGGGGGCGGAATGGCCAATGCGATTGTTGGATCTCTCGTCATTCTTCTGGTTGGAAGTACCATCGGAGTGCCACTTGGTGTCGGATCGGGAATCTACCTATCGGAGTATTCACGAGGACAATTCGGCAGACTTGTCAGGTTCACCGCCGACGTTCTAAATGGCGTGCCATCGATCGTGATCGGCATGGCTGTTTATGCCATGTTGGTTTTGCACCACCACTTCTCCGCTTTCGCTGGCGGTGTAGCGCTCGGGATTATGATGATCCCGACGATTACCCGCTCCACTGAAGAGATGTTGCGCCTCGTGCCCAGTAACATTCGCGAAGCTGCGCTCGGCTTGGGAATCCCGCAATGGCGCACGGCGATGTCGATCACGCTGCGCACGGCGATGTCTGGAGTCATAACCGGTGTAATGCTAGCGTTCGCGCGTGTTAGTGGCGAAACCGCTCCTCTTATATTCACAGTACTAGGCAATCAATTCTGGAGCACAAAGCTCACTCAACCTATCGCGGCTCTGCCCTTACAGATCTACACGTACGCACTTTCTCCATACGACGAATGGCATCGTCTCGCCTGGGCAGGTGCACTAGTGCTGATCGTGCTCATCGTTGCAACCAGCGCCTCCGTTCGCTGGGTGGCCAGTCGCGGATTTGCGGGGGGTGCTCACTAA
- a CDS encoding glycogen/starch/alpha-glucan phosphorylase: MHSSLTTSVRPALRPGFSSSEELWKEILKHIRYTLGQSRVDLSPKAILRPLALAIRDRLIDGMLETEERYRTTGAKRLYYLSMEFLMGRVLGDNLCNLQLNELCREALAEHGIDLNEALEAEADTGLGNGGLGRLAACFLESLATLGMPGFGYGIDYEYGMFTQEIQDGYQREKPDRWKKHGTPLQIPRPDQSVHVPIYGRCDAHARTAQWTDQKLVVGIPSDLPVAGYGGRTVNYLRLFSAHASEEFDIQIFNRGDYIRAVEQKIAGENISRVLYPSDQVRSGKELRLLQEYFLVACALRDILRAFLADNNDLNQIPQKIAIQMNDTHPALAVPELMRLLIDEHGMEWKPAWAITQETLAYTNHTLLPEALEKWSLPLLEHVLPRHMNIIFNINHDFLMKVVQSDPLDFERTRRMSIVEEASEKQVRMALLAIVGSHSVNGVSELHSELIKKTLVPDFAKMFPERFNNKTNGVAHRRWVLKANPGLSDLLNRAIGEDWILDFDQIRRFEPAADDAGVRSEFREIKRENKQRLAKVIAQSTGVLVDPESMFDVHIKRFHEYKRQLLNLLRITYDYLRVTEDGETLPTPATYIFAGKSAPAYIAATQIIKLINNVARTINADKRVNEQIKIAFIPDYRVSLAEIIIPAADLSEQISTAGMEASGTGNMKLAMNGALTMATLDGANIEMLERVGSDNMYIFGLTAEEIADRQARGFQPREIYDADPRIRRVIDVLSSDRFSPNEFGLFRWVYETMVYRDRYFHLADLPSYIETHERAQRDFSDRENWSRRAMLNVARMGKFSSDRTIVEYSRDIWHLAAV; this comes from the coding sequence ATGCATTCATCTTTGACGACCTCCGTCCGTCCAGCCCTCCGTCCAGGTTTCTCGTCTTCGGAAGAACTCTGGAAAGAGATCCTGAAACACATTCGCTACACGCTCGGACAATCCCGCGTAGACCTCAGTCCGAAAGCCATACTGCGGCCGCTGGCGCTTGCGATTCGGGATCGCCTGATCGACGGGATGTTAGAGACCGAAGAGCGCTATCGCACAACGGGTGCCAAGCGCTTGTATTACTTATCGATGGAATTCCTCATGGGCAGGGTGCTAGGCGACAACCTGTGCAACCTCCAACTCAACGAACTCTGCCGCGAGGCGCTCGCTGAGCACGGCATAGACCTCAACGAAGCGCTGGAAGCTGAGGCCGATACCGGCTTGGGTAATGGAGGCCTGGGACGTCTGGCGGCGTGCTTTCTCGAATCGCTGGCAACGCTAGGCATGCCAGGCTTCGGATACGGCATTGACTACGAGTACGGCATGTTCACCCAGGAGATTCAGGACGGCTACCAACGTGAAAAGCCGGATCGCTGGAAAAAACACGGAACTCCTCTCCAGATACCGCGACCAGATCAGTCAGTGCACGTCCCCATCTATGGCCGCTGCGATGCGCACGCGCGAACTGCGCAATGGACCGATCAGAAACTAGTAGTCGGGATTCCCAGCGACTTACCCGTGGCAGGCTACGGCGGTCGCACGGTGAACTATCTGCGTTTGTTCTCGGCACATGCATCGGAGGAGTTCGACATCCAGATCTTTAATCGTGGCGATTACATTCGCGCCGTCGAACAAAAGATTGCCGGCGAGAACATTTCTCGTGTGCTCTATCCTTCGGACCAGGTTAGGTCAGGTAAGGAACTTCGACTCCTTCAGGAGTACTTCCTGGTTGCGTGCGCTCTGCGCGACATACTCCGCGCCTTCCTGGCGGATAACAACGATCTCAACCAGATTCCTCAGAAGATTGCGATTCAGATGAATGATACGCATCCGGCTCTGGCCGTACCCGAGTTGATGCGCTTGCTGATCGACGAACACGGTATGGAGTGGAAGCCGGCATGGGCGATCACGCAAGAAACACTCGCATACACCAATCACACGCTCCTGCCCGAAGCGCTGGAGAAGTGGTCGCTGCCGCTTCTTGAACACGTGCTCCCGCGGCACATGAACATCATCTTCAACATCAATCATGACTTTCTGATGAAGGTGGTTCAGTCTGATCCGCTGGACTTCGAGCGCACACGACGCATGTCGATCGTCGAAGAAGCAAGCGAGAAGCAAGTGCGAATGGCGCTATTAGCAATCGTGGGCAGTCACTCTGTGAATGGCGTCTCCGAGTTGCACAGCGAACTCATCAAGAAGACGCTTGTACCCGACTTCGCCAAAATGTTCCCTGAGCGCTTCAACAATAAGACGAATGGCGTGGCGCACCGTCGCTGGGTGTTGAAGGCAAATCCGGGGCTGTCCGATCTCCTGAATCGCGCGATCGGTGAAGATTGGATTCTCGACTTCGATCAGATTAGACGCTTTGAGCCGGCGGCCGACGACGCAGGTGTTCGCTCTGAGTTCCGCGAGATCAAGCGCGAAAACAAGCAGCGCCTCGCGAAAGTGATCGCTCAGTCCACGGGAGTACTCGTCGATCCTGAGTCGATGTTCGATGTGCACATCAAACGCTTTCACGAGTACAAGCGTCAGCTTTTGAACTTGCTGCGCATTACGTATGACTATCTGCGCGTCACCGAAGACGGTGAGACGCTCCCGACTCCGGCAACTTACATTTTTGCCGGTAAGTCCGCGCCCGCATACATCGCGGCTACCCAGATCATTAAGCTGATCAACAACGTCGCTCGTACCATCAACGCAGATAAGCGCGTCAACGAGCAGATCAAGATCGCTTTTATTCCCGACTACCGCGTCTCGCTCGCCGAGATCATCATTCCCGCCGCCGATTTGAGTGAGCAAATCTCCACCGCCGGAATGGAAGCTTCCGGAACGGGCAACATGAAACTCGCCATGAACGGCGCGCTTACGATGGCCACGCTCGACGGCGCCAACATCGAGATGCTGGAGAGGGTGGGGAGCGACAATATGTACATCTTCGGACTGACTGCCGAGGAGATCGCCGATCGCCAGGCGAGAGGCTTCCAGCCGCGCGAAATCTACGACGCCGATCCGCGCATCCGTCGTGTAATCGACGTGCTCTCCTCAGACCGATTCAGCCCCAACGAGTTCGGCCTCTTCCGTTGGGTGTACGAGACTATGGTTTACCGCGACCGCTATTTTCATCTTGCCGATCTTCCGTCATATATCGAGACTCACGAGCGCGCTCAACGCGACTTCAGCGACCGCGAAAACTGGTCGCGCCGTGCCATGCTGAACGTAGCTCGCATGGGCAAGTTCTCCAGCGACCGGACGATAGTCGAATACTCGCGAGATATTTGGCACTTGGCGGCAGTGTAG
- a CDS encoding alanine--glyoxylate aminotransferase family protein: MAAADIHHRTPEFRALYQRVLAQLKDFVGTKNDVILISSSGTGAMEAAVSNLTSPGDRVLVLTAGKFGERWVSLAKAFGCQVETVTVPYGQTFSIEEVRAKLKPDVKAVFMQATETSTGARHCVQSVAALTKDTDALLVVDAITGLGTTHFDVDAWGIDVIIGGSQKAVMIPPGLAYCAVSERAWKRMETTKNPRYYFDLRKERKSAAKGESAYTPAVALIAALGAAFDYIAAGAGGDIVAGRDALIHNAEVVAEMTRAAVQALGLKLFAAVAPAAAVTAVYAPEGTDSGAVVKGFKEQFAGVLANGQGEMKGQLFRIAHLGFFDYLDTIAMIGGLEHVLQPILGRDLLGVGLKAAQQVYAKRRGTSLAQLLELDGRCSCGRPVDECSSTLTAVGA, encoded by the coding sequence ATGGCAGCAGCTGATATCCACCATCGCACGCCTGAATTTCGAGCGTTGTACCAGCGTGTTCTGGCCCAACTAAAGGACTTCGTTGGCACGAAGAACGACGTCATCCTTATCTCCTCCTCAGGCACGGGGGCGATGGAGGCGGCGGTTTCAAATCTCACTTCTCCGGGAGATCGCGTGCTCGTACTCACGGCAGGCAAGTTTGGCGAGCGTTGGGTGAGTTTGGCGAAAGCTTTCGGATGTCAAGTGGAGACCGTGACCGTTCCGTACGGACAAACGTTCTCGATCGAGGAGGTTCGGGCGAAGCTGAAGCCGGATGTTAAGGCGGTCTTTATGCAGGCAACAGAGACTTCCACGGGCGCCCGCCACTGCGTGCAAAGTGTAGCTGCACTGACGAAGGACACGGACGCGTTGCTTGTGGTTGATGCCATTACGGGACTCGGCACTACTCACTTCGATGTGGATGCCTGGGGCATCGACGTAATCATCGGCGGCTCGCAAAAGGCGGTCATGATTCCACCTGGCCTTGCTTACTGTGCCGTGAGCGAGCGCGCCTGGAAGCGCATGGAGACCACCAAGAATCCGCGCTACTACTTCGACTTGCGTAAAGAAAGGAAGTCCGCGGCCAAGGGCGAATCGGCCTATACACCCGCTGTGGCATTGATTGCAGCGCTCGGCGCTGCGTTCGATTACATCGCTGCTGGCGCCGGTGGGGACATCGTTGCTGGTCGGGATGCGCTCATTCACAACGCCGAAGTCGTAGCAGAGATGACACGCGCGGCCGTTCAGGCGCTCGGGTTGAAGCTCTTCGCGGCGGTGGCTCCGGCTGCGGCGGTCACAGCAGTGTACGCGCCTGAAGGTACCGATTCGGGAGCTGTGGTAAAGGGATTCAAAGAGCAGTTTGCCGGTGTGCTTGCGAATGGACAAGGCGAAATGAAGGGACAGCTCTTCCGCATCGCGCACCTTGGATTCTTCGACTACCTGGACACCATCGCGATGATTGGCGGACTGGAGCACGTATTGCAGCCGATCTTGGGGCGAGATCTTCTAGGCGTAGGTCTCAAGGCTGCACAACAGGTCTACGCCAAGCGTCGCGGCACTTCGCTCGCGCAGTTGCTGGAGTTAGATGGGCGCTGCTCGTGCGGGCGCCCAGTGGACGAGTGTTCGTCGACGTTGACGGCAGTCGGCGCATAG
- the pstC gene encoding phosphate ABC transporter permease subunit PstC, translating into MSVTQPQQPMGSAANPGAVGEHLRVVPRRSSKTSRMADTSFQGLVWLCAACVLAIVAFILMELIKGSSLSLHQFGWKFFTGSDWDPVNGSFGALPFIYGTLVSSLVALVIAVPLSLGVAIFITEMCPRSLRGILSYLTELLAAIPSVIYGMWAIFVLLPLLRKYVGPILAKTLGWTGLFTGPMYGGGMLTAGIILAIMIVPIISSITREVLTAVPHQQREAALALGATRWEMIRVGVLRNARAGIAGAIILGLGRALGETMAVTMVIGNRPEISKSLFAPAYTMASVIANEFSEATDDLYVSALIEIGLALFFVTIIVNIFAQLLVWSVTRGTPRRASA; encoded by the coding sequence ATGTCCGTGACCCAGCCGCAACAACCTATGGGGTCCGCCGCAAATCCTGGAGCGGTAGGCGAACACCTGCGCGTGGTGCCGCGCCGTAGTAGCAAGACAAGCCGAATGGCGGACACAAGTTTTCAGGGGTTGGTTTGGTTGTGCGCCGCATGTGTTCTAGCCATCGTCGCGTTCATCCTGATGGAACTCATCAAGGGATCGAGCCTGTCCCTCCATCAGTTTGGCTGGAAGTTCTTCACTGGCAGCGATTGGGACCCGGTAAACGGAAGTTTTGGGGCTTTACCCTTCATCTACGGAACGCTGGTCTCATCACTAGTGGCCTTGGTCATTGCCGTGCCCTTGAGTCTTGGCGTCGCGATTTTTATCACCGAGATGTGTCCTCGCTCGCTGCGTGGAATCCTGTCATATCTGACGGAGCTACTGGCGGCCATACCTTCGGTGATCTATGGAATGTGGGCAATCTTCGTGCTCCTTCCACTGCTCAGAAAATATGTTGGACCAATACTGGCGAAGACGCTCGGCTGGACTGGGCTCTTCACGGGTCCGATGTACGGGGGCGGCATGTTAACCGCCGGCATTATTCTCGCGATCATGATTGTGCCCATCATCTCCTCAATCACTCGCGAGGTGCTGACAGCGGTCCCTCACCAGCAGCGGGAGGCGGCTCTCGCGCTTGGAGCCACGCGCTGGGAGATGATTAGGGTTGGCGTGCTGCGCAACGCGCGAGCTGGCATTGCCGGTGCAATCATTCTTGGGCTGGGGCGCGCCCTAGGCGAAACGATGGCTGTCACCATGGTGATTGGCAATCGTCCGGAGATTTCTAAATCACTCTTTGCTCCGGCTTACACCATGGCGAGCGTGATCGCGAATGAATTCAGCGAGGCGACTGACGATTTGTATGTGAGCGCGCTCATCGAGATCGGACTTGCCCTGTTCTTTGTGACCATCATCGTGAACATCTTTGCGCAGCTCCTGGTCTGGAGCGTCACGCGTGGCACTCCACGGAGGGCCAGTGCCTGA
- the sppA gene encoding signal peptide peptidase SppA, whose protein sequence is MPDENRPRTLLWIVIGGGAFFVFTLLIFSLLYFSIRGNDSGFDVGGDKIAVLDVQGVILQAKPFVDQLKKYGDDSSVKAIILRIDSPGGGAAASQEMYDAVKRIRDQKKKMIVASIQTVGASGAYYIASGANKIYANRASIVGSIGVIAEWINYGDLLRWAKLKEVIFTAGELKDAGDPARDMTPAEQAYLQSLVNEMYGQFIRDVADGRKMKVDNVKGMASGRVWTGEQAIGLKLIDQLGGFQNAVDETAKAVGIRGEPSLVHPEEKKRTLADILFGDVSQLLPAQARMLQTNNPGFFYLWR, encoded by the coding sequence ATGCCTGACGAGAATCGTCCGCGCACGCTCCTGTGGATTGTGATCGGAGGCGGAGCCTTCTTCGTCTTTACCCTGCTCATATTTTCTCTGCTGTATTTCAGCATTCGAGGCAATGATTCCGGATTCGACGTTGGCGGCGACAAAATCGCCGTCCTGGACGTTCAGGGTGTAATTCTCCAGGCAAAGCCATTTGTCGATCAGCTCAAGAAATACGGAGACGACTCGTCGGTCAAAGCCATCATCCTGCGAATCGATTCTCCGGGAGGCGGCGCAGCGGCTTCGCAGGAGATGTACGACGCGGTAAAGCGCATTCGCGATCAAAAGAAGAAGATGATCGTCGCTTCTATCCAGACCGTCGGCGCCAGCGGGGCGTACTACATCGCGTCTGGGGCGAACAAGATCTACGCCAATCGCGCCAGCATTGTGGGGAGCATCGGCGTAATCGCCGAGTGGATCAATTACGGGGACCTTCTACGTTGGGCCAAGCTCAAGGAAGTGATCTTCACTGCGGGCGAACTCAAAGATGCAGGCGACCCGGCTCGCGACATGACTCCCGCCGAGCAGGCGTATCTGCAGAGCCTGGTCAACGAGATGTATGGACAGTTCATTCGGGACGTGGCAGATGGCCGAAAGATGAAGGTTGATAACGTGAAGGGAATGGCCAGCGGCCGTGTTTGGACCGGTGAGCAGGCGATCGGCCTGAAGTTAATCGACCAGCTTGGCGGGTTCCAAAATGCCGTGGACGAGACGGCTAAGGCAGTTGGTATCCGTGGGGAACCTTCCCTAGTGCACCCAGAAGAGAAGAAGCGGACGCTGGCCGACATCCTTTTCGGCGACGTTAGCCAGCTTCTTCCGGCCCAGGCGCGAATGCTACAAACCAACAATCCTGGATTTTTCTATCTTTGGCGCTAA
- the serA gene encoding phosphoglycerate dehydrogenase, with protein sequence MKILIAEKVSPAALKVFRDEPDFEIVTSEQMGDLMTAVRDADALVVRSATDVNAKLIDAAQKLRVIGRAGVGVDNVDTDAATRKGIVVMNTPGANAIAVAEHTLGLMLSLARFIPRADQTTRAGKWEKKSLQGTELRGKTLGIVGLGRVGVEVARRAKAFGMKVIAYDPFVSQQLARDLELELSSLDDLYAASDYISLHVGLTPQTQGMINTAALAKMKKGVRLVNCARGELIDEAALLQSLNSGHVAGAALDVFTQEPPKENPLLAAPNVIATPHIAGSTNEAQELVGVQIALQVKEYLKRSVIQNAVNVPSLSDEEYGEMHPYIELSEKLGLFLGQLSEGNVESITVGYHGKVADWKTALLRNSALKGTLKQSIDSVNLVNAVSVASERGIQVQEQKKPDDTNSGNVISLSVRTHQGEHRARGVVLHGRSPRLLDLDGFHVEAPLEGHLTILRNRDVPGVIGQVGTVLGKNEINIANFALGRSDASASSAAVSVSAGAASVRAEAMAVVQTDQAVTPNALEELKRISAVISVRAVQI encoded by the coding sequence ATGAAAATTCTTATCGCAGAAAAAGTATCTCCAGCAGCACTTAAAGTCTTTCGCGACGAGCCCGACTTCGAAATTGTTACGAGTGAACAGATGGGCGACTTGATGACCGCTGTTCGCGACGCCGACGCTCTCGTCGTCAGGTCTGCGACGGATGTGAATGCCAAGTTGATCGACGCGGCGCAGAAGCTCCGCGTAATCGGTCGCGCCGGTGTGGGAGTAGACAACGTCGACACCGATGCCGCGACGCGCAAGGGCATCGTGGTAATGAACACGCCCGGCGCCAATGCCATCGCAGTCGCTGAGCACACTCTCGGTCTCATGCTCTCACTGGCGCGATTCATTCCACGCGCCGATCAAACAACGCGAGCGGGAAAATGGGAAAAGAAATCCCTGCAAGGCACGGAGCTGCGTGGCAAGACACTCGGCATCGTCGGTCTCGGGAGGGTTGGAGTCGAGGTGGCCCGGCGCGCGAAGGCTTTCGGCATGAAAGTCATTGCTTACGATCCGTTTGTCTCACAGCAACTGGCTCGCGATCTTGAGCTTGAGCTCTCCAGCCTCGACGACCTTTACGCGGCCTCCGACTACATCTCGCTGCACGTTGGCTTAACGCCGCAAACACAGGGCATGATCAACACTGCCGCGCTAGCGAAGATGAAGAAAGGCGTCCGCCTTGTGAATTGTGCGCGCGGTGAATTGATCGACGAGGCTGCTCTGCTCCAGTCGCTCAATTCAGGACACGTAGCTGGTGCGGCACTCGATGTATTCACTCAAGAGCCGCCGAAGGAAAATCCGCTGCTCGCCGCTCCCAATGTGATCGCGACTCCGCACATCGCTGGCTCGACCAACGAAGCGCAGGAACTAGTGGGAGTGCAGATCGCCCTTCAGGTAAAGGAGTATCTCAAGCGCAGCGTCATTCAGAACGCCGTCAATGTGCCTTCCCTTTCTGACGAAGAATATGGCGAAATGCATCCCTACATTGAGCTCTCGGAGAAGTTAGGCCTGTTTCTCGGCCAGCTCAGCGAAGGAAATGTCGAGAGCATCACCGTTGGGTATCACGGAAAAGTTGCTGATTGGAAGACGGCCTTGCTGCGCAACTCCGCGCTCAAGGGGACCCTCAAGCAAAGTATCGATAGCGTGAATCTGGTCAATGCTGTCTCAGTTGCCTCTGAGCGCGGTATCCAAGTGCAGGAGCAGAAGAAGCCGGACGACACGAATTCCGGTAATGTGATTTCACTTTCTGTACGCACTCATCAAGGTGAGCATCGCGCGCGCGGGGTCGTACTGCATGGACGCTCGCCGCGGCTGCTCGATCTTGATGGCTTCCATGTCGAAGCTCCGCTTGAGGGTCATCTCACCATTTTGCGGAATCGGGACGTGCCTGGAGTTATCGGCCAAGTGGGAACCGTTCTTGGCAAAAACGAGATTAACATCGCTAACTTCGCTTTGGGGCGCAGCGATGCTAGCGCCAGCAGCGCGGCCGTGAGTGTCTCGGCCGGAGCTGCGTCGGTTCGGGCGGAAGCTATGGCAGTGGTGCAGACTGATCAGGCGGTCACACCGAATGCGTTGGAAGAATTGAAAAGAATCTCGGCGGTGATCAGCGTGCGGGCTGTGCAGATATGA
- a CDS encoding HU family DNA-binding protein codes for MTKADLIEEVARITDVTRRDSEVIVETIFDSIVHSLRAGDKIEIRGFGSFRTRQRNSRVGRNPKTGDRVEVPAKKIPFFKPSKELKDLVNHEQANGAGAVTHTPTTEPTHS; via the coding sequence ATGACGAAAGCCGATCTGATCGAAGAAGTTGCCCGAATTACTGACGTTACGCGCCGGGACAGCGAAGTCATCGTGGAAACTATCTTCGATAGCATCGTCCATTCGTTACGTGCCGGCGACAAGATCGAGATTCGCGGCTTCGGCAGCTTTCGTACCCGTCAACGCAATTCCCGCGTTGGACGTAATCCCAAGACAGGCGACCGAGTCGAAGTTCCCGCCAAAAAGATCCCATTCTTTAAACCCAGCAAGGAATTAAAGGACTTGGTGAACCACGAACAGGCTAACGGAGCGGGAGCCGTTACACACACACCAACTACGGAACCCACTCACAGCTAA
- the pstB gene encoding phosphate ABC transporter ATP-binding protein PstB, with protein MGVGIKVENLNAWFGKHQALHSINMDILPNHATAIIGPSGCGKSTFVRCLNRMHETNPDARAEGKVQVKDMDVYGEGVAPVDVRRRIGMVFQKPNPFPSMSIYDNVAAGLKLNGFHNRKKLDEIVENSLRSSALWDEVKDDLKKKSGASLSGGQQQRLCIARALAVEPDVLLMDEPASALDPISTSKIEDLIFELKENYTVVIVTHNMQQAARVAEFTAFFLLGKLIEFDKTEKIFTTPTEKRTEDYITGRFG; from the coding sequence ATGGGCGTCGGCATCAAGGTCGAAAATCTGAACGCCTGGTTTGGAAAACATCAAGCGCTCCATAGCATCAACATGGACATCCTTCCGAACCATGCCACCGCCATCATCGGGCCGTCAGGCTGCGGCAAGTCCACTTTTGTTCGCTGTTTGAATCGAATGCACGAAACCAATCCCGACGCCCGCGCCGAGGGCAAAGTGCAAGTCAAGGACATGGATGTCTATGGCGAAGGAGTAGCGCCAGTAGATGTTCGTCGGCGCATCGGCATGGTGTTTCAGAAGCCGAATCCGTTTCCTAGCATGAGCATCTACGACAACGTCGCGGCTGGGCTGAAGCTGAACGGATTCCACAACCGCAAAAAACTGGACGAGATTGTCGAAAACTCTCTGCGCAGTTCCGCGCTCTGGGACGAAGTGAAAGACGACCTGAAGAAGAAATCCGGGGCCAGCCTTTCCGGCGGACAGCAGCAGCGGCTTTGCATTGCGCGCGCACTTGCCGTTGAGCCCGATGTTCTTCTGATGGACGAACCGGCTTCGGCGCTCGACCCGATCTCGACTTCGAAAATTGAAGACTTGATCTTCGAACTGAAAGAGAACTACACCGTAGTCATCGTGACTCACAACATGCAGCAAGCAGCGCGCGTAGCGGAATTTACCGCGTTTTTTCTTTTGGGAAAGCTGATAGAGTTCGATAAAACGGAAAAAATCTTCACCACTCCGACCGAGAAGCGCACGGAGGACTATATTACGGGCAGGTTTGGATGA
- the hslV gene encoding ATP-dependent protease subunit HslV encodes MKKSLRTITTPTSPRKAPRIRSTTVLCVRRDGKVVMAADGQVTLGEGVIKHNARKIRRLYQDKILAGFAGSTADAFSLFSRFEAKLEQYHGNLGRAAVELAKDWRTDKILRNLEALLIVADPGQTFLISGAGDVIEPDEGIAAIGSGGSYALSAARALMNNTQLPARTIAEEAMKIAGQICIFTNDRITYEELAGVPQPIAVGQDGAPR; translated from the coding sequence ATGAAGAAGTCATTACGCACGATAACAACGCCCACAAGTCCTAGAAAAGCTCCCCGGATCCGTTCAACAACTGTTCTTTGTGTGCGACGGGATGGCAAGGTCGTCATGGCCGCCGATGGACAGGTCACGCTCGGTGAAGGCGTGATCAAGCACAACGCCCGCAAAATTCGCAGGCTTTACCAGGACAAGATTCTTGCAGGATTCGCAGGATCAACCGCCGATGCGTTTTCTCTCTTCAGCCGTTTCGAAGCCAAGCTGGAGCAATATCACGGAAACCTGGGCCGCGCCGCGGTAGAACTCGCCAAAGACTGGCGAACCGACAAGATCCTTCGCAATCTGGAGGCACTGCTGATCGTTGCTGACCCCGGTCAAACATTTCTTATAAGTGGCGCTGGGGATGTCATTGAGCCAGATGAGGGAATCGCAGCAATAGGAAGTGGCGGTTCGTATGCCCTGTCCGCAGCACGCGCATTGATGAACAACACGCAGTTGCCGGCGCGGACGATCGCTGAAGAAGCGATGAAGATCGCAGGCCAAATCTGCATCTTCACCAATGATCGGATCACCTACGAGGAACTGGCAGGAGTGCCACAGCCGATCGCTGTTGGGCAAGACGGCGCGCCCAGATAA